From the genome of Phytohabitans rumicis, one region includes:
- a CDS encoding ABC transporter permease has translation MRLIWRITMLNLKARLEYRTEFLLAVGVGAAWQVSVVVFATVLLVRFPGLGGWNSADVLLMASMRLLSHGLYVLILGRASWVSILVQMGQIDAFLLRPMPVHRQVQLAFFNVNAVGDLLVALSLFVGALWAVGLDWTPWRVGYLLIALAGGVLMEGAIATAVSSAALHGPATSYFMLWLDELMTAFGSYPLHILPGLVRDALTFVLPLAFVAYLPCAVLTGHLDTLAVPEWLAVGAPVVGLVAYLAARRLWSFSLRHYKGMGSV, from the coding sequence GTGCGACTCATCTGGCGTATCACCATGCTCAACCTCAAGGCCCGGCTGGAGTACCGGACCGAGTTCCTGCTCGCCGTCGGGGTCGGCGCCGCCTGGCAGGTGTCGGTCGTGGTGTTCGCGACCGTGCTGCTGGTGCGCTTTCCCGGGCTGGGCGGCTGGAACAGCGCCGACGTCCTGCTGATGGCCAGCATGCGGCTGCTCAGCCACGGCCTGTACGTGCTCATCCTGGGCCGGGCCAGCTGGGTGTCCATCCTCGTGCAGATGGGGCAGATCGACGCGTTCCTGCTGCGGCCGATGCCCGTGCACCGGCAGGTCCAACTCGCGTTCTTCAACGTGAACGCGGTCGGCGACCTGCTGGTGGCGCTCAGCCTCTTCGTGGGCGCGCTGTGGGCGGTCGGCCTCGACTGGACACCCTGGCGGGTCGGGTACCTGCTCATCGCGCTCGCCGGCGGCGTACTGATGGAGGGCGCCATCGCCACCGCCGTCTCCAGCGCCGCCCTGCACGGGCCGGCCACCTCGTACTTCATGCTGTGGCTGGATGAGCTGATGACCGCGTTCGGCAGCTATCCGCTGCACATCCTGCCGGGCCTGGTGCGGGACGCGCTGACGTTCGTGCTGCCGCTGGCGTTCGTGGCGTACCTGCCATGTGCGGTGCTGACCGGCCACCTGGACACGCTGGCGGTGCCGGAGTGGCTGGCGGTCGGGGCGCCAGTGGTCGGGCTGGTGGCGTATCTGGCGGCGCGCCGACTCTGGTCCTTCAGCCTGCGCCACTACAAGGGCATGGGCAGCGTGTAG
- a CDS encoding ABC transporter permease encodes MTTTAWRAARVTPLGELVQPTRITATAVRLAGHAFLVYCLWRALYANVETTAGLGRDQAVTYAVLAVLSTQIRGLDRFAARDSLLQHVQEGTILYWFLRPVSPRRYYLIRALGDQVYGFAWVLAGYAICLAAGAVSKPVSASAAVAFAVSLLFAQVIMYELLLAVDLLCFWTLQNSAALQILRFLQNLLSGVIAPLWFFPDWFLTISSFLPFRYTLDVPLSLYIGRLPAGDAPRLIAVQLVWCALLALLNRRLWRKAADQVTVQGG; translated from the coding sequence ATGACGACAACCGCCTGGCGGGCCGCCCGGGTCACGCCGCTCGGCGAGCTGGTCCAGCCCACCCGGATCACCGCCACCGCCGTACGCCTCGCCGGCCACGCCTTCCTCGTCTACTGCCTGTGGCGGGCCCTGTACGCCAACGTGGAGACCACCGCCGGGCTGGGCCGCGACCAGGCCGTCACGTACGCCGTGCTGGCCGTCCTGTCCACCCAGATCCGCGGCCTGGACCGCTTCGCCGCCCGCGACTCCCTGCTGCAACACGTGCAGGAGGGCACGATCCTGTACTGGTTCCTGCGCCCGGTCTCGCCGCGCCGCTACTACCTGATCCGCGCGCTCGGCGACCAGGTGTACGGGTTCGCCTGGGTGCTCGCCGGGTACGCCATCTGCCTCGCCGCCGGGGCGGTCAGCAAACCGGTCTCGGCCAGCGCCGCCGTGGCGTTCGCGGTCAGCCTGCTCTTCGCCCAGGTCATCATGTACGAGCTGCTGCTCGCCGTGGACCTGCTGTGCTTCTGGACCCTGCAGAACAGCGCCGCCCTGCAGATCCTGCGCTTCCTGCAGAACCTGCTCTCCGGGGTCATCGCGCCGCTGTGGTTCTTCCCCGACTGGTTCCTGACGATCAGCTCGTTCCTGCCGTTCCGGTACACGCTGGACGTACCCCTGTCGCTCTATATCGGACGGTTGCCCGCGGGCGACGCGCCGCGCCTGATCGCGGTGCAGCTCGTGTGGTGCGCGCTGCTGGCCCTGCTCAACCGGCGGCTGTGGCGCAAGGCGGCCGACCAGGTCACCGTCCAAGGAGGATGA
- a CDS encoding FkbM family methyltransferase, producing MFGRIWGITRSLVVYHGQPAKHRRMRQVYGQFLGPGDLGFDLGAHVGGRVRAWRRLGARVIAVEPQPDCLRVLRFFYGRNKDVTIVPSAVGAKPGRARLALSSANPTVSSMSEDWIESVGADPGFSRVRWDRSVEVEVATLDELIATYGVPAFCKIDVEGFEVDVLHGLSQPLRGLSFEYLPSAHDATLTALEIVGRLGTYRYNFSPVETMRFASEEWLDAAGLIRLLDGIRPTGRSGDVYARLS from the coding sequence ATGTTCGGCCGCATCTGGGGGATCACGCGATCGCTCGTCGTCTACCACGGTCAACCGGCCAAGCACCGGCGGATGCGGCAGGTGTACGGCCAGTTCCTCGGCCCCGGTGACCTCGGCTTCGACCTCGGCGCCCACGTCGGCGGCCGGGTACGCGCCTGGCGGCGGCTCGGCGCGCGGGTCATCGCGGTCGAACCGCAGCCGGACTGCCTGCGCGTCCTGCGCTTCTTCTACGGCCGCAACAAGGACGTCACCATCGTGCCGTCGGCCGTCGGGGCCAAACCGGGGCGGGCGCGGCTCGCCCTGTCCAGCGCGAACCCGACCGTCTCGTCGATGTCCGAGGACTGGATCGAGTCGGTGGGCGCCGACCCCGGCTTCTCCCGCGTGCGGTGGGACCGCTCCGTCGAGGTCGAGGTGGCGACCCTCGACGAGCTCATCGCGACGTACGGCGTGCCGGCCTTCTGCAAAATCGACGTCGAGGGCTTCGAGGTCGACGTGCTCCACGGGCTCAGCCAGCCCCTGCGTGGGCTGTCGTTCGAGTACCTGCCGTCGGCGCACGACGCCACCCTCACGGCCCTGGAGATCGTCGGGCGCCTCGGCACCTACCGGTACAACTTCTCCCCCGTCGAGACCATGCGGTTCGCGAGCGAGGAGTGGCTCGACGCCGCCGGCCTCATCCGCCTACTCGACGGCATCCGCCCCACCGGCCGCTCCGGCGACGTCTACGCCCGCTTGTCGTAG
- the glgB gene encoding 1,4-alpha-glucan branching protein GlgB has translation MTAVLPATLPAQFAPAQPLIGELDQYLFSQGRHERLWELLGAHPRPGGCLFAVWAPNAREVRVIGDFTGWGPYDGIVLEPLGSSGIRAGFVPGVRAGQRYKYRIHGADGRWTDRADPFAFFAECPPRTASIVYSSSYAWGDGDWMASRPTDHHARPMSVYEVHLGSWRPGLSYRELADELVSYVADLGFTHVELMPVAEHPYGPSWGYQVTGYYAPTSRFGTPDDFRYLVDRLHQAGIGVLLDWVPAHFPKDEWALANFDGTALYEHPWSGEHPDWGSLIFNYGRNEVRNFLLANALYWLSEFHIDGLRVDAVASMLYLDYSRNDGEWAPNAYGGNEHLEAISLLRTLNETVYRLYPGTVMIAEESTAWPGVSRPVDWGGLGFGLKWNMGWMHDTLEYICRDPMYRKYHHDQLTWPTVYAFDEQFLLPISHDEVVHGKGALIAKMPGDWWQKQAGLRGFLAYQWAFPGKQLLFMGCELLDEREWSEQAGLNWSLLANSEGIRDLLRDLNRTYRSSPALWSQDTSPDGFRWIAWDDWQQNVLSFIRYGTDGSMVACVVNFSGVPRRDYRIGLPAAGRWEEILNTDAECYGGAGVGNCGAVNAEPIESHGHPNSAAVHVGAYAAVWLRLA, from the coding sequence TTGACTGCTGTCCTGCCGGCCACCCTGCCGGCGCAGTTCGCGCCGGCCCAACCCCTCATCGGCGAACTCGACCAATACCTCTTCTCCCAGGGCCGGCACGAACGGCTCTGGGAGTTGCTCGGTGCGCACCCCCGCCCCGGCGGCTGCCTCTTCGCGGTGTGGGCGCCCAACGCCCGCGAAGTCCGCGTCATCGGCGACTTCACCGGCTGGGGCCCGTACGACGGGATCGTCCTGGAGCCGCTGGGATCCAGCGGCATCCGGGCCGGCTTCGTGCCGGGCGTCCGGGCGGGGCAGCGGTACAAGTACCGGATCCACGGCGCGGACGGCCGCTGGACCGATCGCGCGGATCCGTTCGCTTTCTTCGCCGAGTGCCCGCCGCGCACCGCGTCCATTGTGTATTCGTCGTCGTACGCGTGGGGCGACGGTGACTGGATGGCGTCCCGCCCGACCGACCATCACGCCCGGCCCATGTCCGTCTACGAGGTGCACCTGGGCTCGTGGCGGCCCGGCCTGTCGTACCGCGAACTCGCCGACGAGTTGGTGTCCTATGTGGCCGATCTCGGCTTCACCCACGTGGAGCTGATGCCGGTCGCCGAGCACCCGTACGGCCCGTCGTGGGGCTACCAGGTCACCGGCTACTACGCGCCCACCTCCCGCTTCGGCACCCCGGACGACTTCCGCTACCTCGTCGACCGGCTGCACCAGGCCGGCATCGGCGTCCTGCTGGACTGGGTGCCCGCCCACTTCCCCAAGGACGAATGGGCCCTCGCCAACTTCGACGGCACCGCGCTGTACGAGCACCCCTGGTCCGGGGAGCACCCCGACTGGGGCAGCCTCATCTTCAACTACGGCCGGAACGAGGTGCGCAACTTCCTGCTCGCCAACGCGCTGTACTGGCTTTCGGAGTTTCACATCGACGGGCTGCGCGTCGACGCGGTCGCCTCGATGCTGTACCTCGACTACTCGCGCAACGACGGCGAGTGGGCGCCCAACGCGTACGGCGGCAACGAGCACCTGGAGGCCATCTCGCTGCTCCGTACGCTGAACGAGACGGTCTACCGCCTGTACCCCGGCACGGTGATGATCGCGGAGGAGTCTACGGCGTGGCCCGGCGTATCCCGGCCCGTCGACTGGGGCGGCCTCGGCTTCGGCCTGAAGTGGAACATGGGCTGGATGCACGACACGCTCGAGTACATCTGCCGCGATCCGATGTACCGCAAGTACCACCACGACCAGCTGACCTGGCCCACGGTGTACGCCTTCGACGAGCAGTTCCTGCTGCCGATCAGCCACGACGAGGTGGTGCACGGCAAGGGGGCGCTGATCGCCAAGATGCCCGGCGACTGGTGGCAGAAGCAGGCCGGGTTGCGGGGGTTCCTGGCGTACCAGTGGGCGTTCCCCGGCAAGCAGCTGCTCTTCATGGGCTGCGAGCTGCTCGACGAACGCGAGTGGAGTGAGCAGGCCGGGCTGAACTGGTCGCTGCTGGCGAACTCCGAAGGCATCCGCGACCTGCTGCGCGACCTGAACCGGACGTACCGCTCGTCGCCCGCGCTGTGGTCGCAGGACACGTCGCCGGACGGGTTCCGCTGGATCGCCTGGGACGACTGGCAGCAGAACGTGCTGTCGTTCATCCGGTACGGAACGGACGGGTCGATGGTCGCCTGCGTGGTCAACTTCTCCGGCGTACCCCGCCGCGACTACCGCATCGGCCTACCCGCCGCCGGGAGGTGGGAGGAGATCCTCAACACCGACGCCGAGTGCTACGGCGGCGCGGGGGTCGGCAACTGCGGCGCCGTCAACGCGGAGCCCATCGAGTCCCACGGCCACCCGAACTCCGCCGCCGTCCACGTAGGCGCCTACGCCGCCGTCTGGCTGAGGCTCGCCTGA
- a CDS encoding glycosyltransferase family 4 protein, protein MTPTGDVIEIRTPRRQRVLMLSWEYPPVVVGGLGRHVHALSTSLAAAGHEVTVVTRHAPGAPLEEYADGVRIVRAPEDPPLFPLATPSLLAWTMAFNHTLTRAALRAAESGEYDVIHAHDWLVTHTAVTLKEHLDLPLVATIHATEAGRHQGWLPDEMNKCIHSVEWWLGQEACRVLVCSEYMKWEVSRLLELPAMRVEVIPNGVDDRVWQAQPRAVAAARSRFAGDGPLVGFAGRLVYEKGVQHLVHAIPQLRDQHPGLRVVIAGDGPYREELLEATHRLDLTHTVSFAGFMNEQQLPAVLAATDATVVPSLYEPFGMVALEAAAAGAPLAVSATGGLAEIVEPGVTGVTFPHSDPDALAGAVGTLLGDQIFARRVAKQARTMVTERYGWSTIAARTAAAYASAERESSVFNTRQAEALLGEGRAKVIVPEGNLLALDGAAS, encoded by the coding sequence ATGACACCAACAGGCGACGTAATCGAGATCCGAACGCCCCGCCGGCAGCGGGTGCTGATGCTGTCCTGGGAGTACCCGCCGGTCGTGGTCGGAGGGCTCGGCCGGCACGTGCACGCCCTGTCCACATCGCTCGCCGCCGCCGGACACGAGGTCACCGTCGTCACCCGCCACGCGCCGGGGGCGCCCCTTGAGGAGTACGCCGACGGCGTACGCATCGTCCGCGCTCCCGAAGACCCACCGCTCTTCCCGCTCGCCACCCCTTCCCTGCTCGCCTGGACCATGGCGTTCAACCACACGCTCACCCGCGCGGCCCTGCGCGCGGCCGAGTCCGGCGAGTACGACGTCATCCACGCCCATGACTGGCTCGTCACGCACACCGCGGTCACCCTCAAAGAGCACCTCGACCTTCCCCTGGTCGCCACCATCCACGCCACCGAAGCCGGCCGCCACCAGGGCTGGCTCCCCGACGAGATGAACAAGTGCATCCACTCCGTCGAGTGGTGGCTCGGCCAGGAGGCGTGCCGCGTCCTGGTCTGCTCCGAGTACATGAAGTGGGAGGTCAGCCGCCTGCTGGAGCTGCCCGCCATGCGCGTCGAGGTCATCCCCAACGGCGTCGACGACCGCGTCTGGCAGGCCCAACCCCGCGCCGTCGCCGCGGCCAGGTCCAGGTTCGCCGGCGACGGCCCGCTGGTCGGATTCGCCGGCCGGCTGGTGTACGAGAAGGGCGTGCAGCATCTCGTCCACGCCATCCCGCAGTTGCGCGACCAGCACCCCGGGCTGCGTGTCGTCATCGCCGGCGACGGGCCGTACCGCGAAGAACTGCTGGAGGCCACGCACCGGCTCGACCTGACCCACACGGTGAGCTTCGCCGGCTTCATGAACGAGCAGCAGCTGCCCGCCGTCCTCGCCGCCACCGACGCCACCGTCGTGCCGAGCCTCTACGAGCCGTTCGGCATGGTGGCCCTGGAGGCGGCCGCCGCCGGCGCCCCGCTCGCCGTGTCCGCCACCGGCGGTCTCGCCGAGATCGTCGAGCCGGGCGTGACCGGCGTGACGTTCCCGCACAGCGACCCGGACGCGCTCGCCGGCGCGGTCGGCACCCTGCTCGGCGACCAGATCTTCGCCCGGCGGGTCGCCAAGCAGGCCCGCACGATGGTGACCGAGCGGTACGGCTGGTCCACGATCGCGGCCCGCACCGCCGCCGCGTACGCCTCGGCCGAACGGGAGTCGTCCGTGTTCAACACCCGCCAGGCCGAGGCGCTGCTCGGCGAGGGCCGCGCGAAGGTCATCGTGCCCGAGGGCAACCTGCTCGCACTGGACGGAGCCGCATCTTGA
- a CDS encoding ABC transporter ATP-binding protein codes for MNIVARDLTKIFHTIVRRPGFIGGLTSLVAPARAAKTAVDGVSFSVDEGELLAFLGPNGAGKSTTIKMLTGILVPSSGEVEVAGIAPHRDRERNARNIGAVFGQRTQLWWDLPARESLAILRDIFNVNAEDYRRRLREFDELLELSEFWDTRVRHLSLGQRVRCDLAAALLHDPRIVFLDEPTIGMDVVVKEQVREFLRYQVDKRGRTVVLTTHDMTEVDKLAERMVLINHGRLVFDGSLAELRTRFGDTWQVHVTLAEPPATGDVEVPGLRVLRQDGPRFVFGPGDGATSPQDALRRIIERYAITDLAIEENDLEDVMRLAYLQHRSDLDVPA; via the coding sequence GTGAACATCGTCGCGCGGGACCTGACCAAGATCTTCCACACCATCGTGCGCCGGCCCGGCTTCATCGGCGGCCTGACCTCCCTGGTCGCGCCCGCGCGGGCGGCCAAGACCGCGGTCGACGGCGTGTCCTTCTCGGTCGACGAGGGCGAACTGCTCGCCTTCCTCGGACCGAACGGTGCCGGCAAGTCGACCACGATCAAGATGCTGACCGGGATCCTGGTGCCCAGCTCCGGCGAGGTCGAGGTCGCCGGGATCGCCCCGCACCGCGACCGGGAGCGCAACGCCCGCAACATCGGCGCGGTGTTCGGGCAGCGTACGCAGCTGTGGTGGGACCTGCCGGCCCGCGAGTCGCTCGCCATCCTGCGGGACATCTTCAACGTGAACGCCGAGGACTACCGCCGCCGGCTGCGCGAGTTCGACGAGCTGCTGGAGCTGTCCGAGTTCTGGGACACCCGGGTGCGGCACCTGTCCCTGGGCCAGCGGGTGCGCTGCGACCTGGCCGCCGCGCTGCTGCACGACCCGCGGATCGTCTTCCTCGACGAGCCCACCATCGGCATGGACGTCGTGGTCAAGGAGCAGGTCCGGGAGTTCCTGCGGTACCAGGTGGACAAGCGCGGCCGGACCGTCGTGCTCACCACGCACGACATGACCGAGGTCGACAAGCTCGCCGAGCGGATGGTCCTGATCAACCACGGCCGGCTGGTCTTCGACGGCTCCCTGGCCGAGCTGCGTACGCGGTTCGGTGACACCTGGCAGGTGCACGTGACGCTCGCCGAGCCGCCGGCCACCGGCGACGTGGAGGTGCCCGGCCTTCGGGTGCTGCGGCAGGATGGGCCGCGGTTCGTCTTCGGGCCCGGGGACGGCGCGACCAGCCCGCAGGACGCGCTGCGCCGCATCATCGAGCGGTACGCGATCACCGACCTGGCCATCGAGGAGAACGACCTCGAAGACGTGATGCGCCTCGCCTACCTGCAGCATCGCTCCGACCTGGACGTGCCGGCATGA
- a CDS encoding MGH1-like glycoside hydrolase domain-containing protein, with translation MAGAGEAEHKRLEQANAGAEPWRAWGPYLSERAWGTVREDYSEHGTAWDYFPHDCARSRAYRWNEDGMAGVCDDRQTFCFALALWNGQDPILKERMFGLGGDGGNHGEDVKEYWWYEDSTPTHSWMRWRYHYPQRAFPYDDLVAVNAARGRDETEYELVDTGVFDEDRYWAVTVDYAKASPTDMCIMVNVANRGPETATLHVLPTLWFRNTWSWGLPGRDQVPVLTGEDGRLVGQHWVLGQIVLQGEGDPTVLTCDNETNTQRLWGLEGRSDYPKDGINDHVVDGASTVNPALTGTKGALHYKLTVPPGGEMWIRLRLTLTSPPPGTESAPLLDLGTGFDQVVAARRAEADAYFTGLIPQSATRDEALVARRAIAGLMWGKQFYHFDVEQWLTGDPASSSPPTGRRHGRNSAWWHMNSFDVISMPDPWEYPWYAAWDLAFHCVTLARVDPEFAKQQVLLLLREWYMHPNGQIPAYEWMFGDVNPPVHAWAALRVFEIDGGRDYDFLARVMHKLLLNFTWWVNRKDINGNNVFEGGFLGLDNVGPFDRSAALPVAGVLEQSDGTGWMAMYALNLLDMAVRLAEHDRAYEDVATKFFEHFAYIASAAYHQGLWDEEDAFFYDQLRLPDGSTVPLKVRSVVGLLPLAATTTLSSRTLARLPELAARLRWFLVNKPAYTDVLGARRLATDGRQRRLLSMVGPEQIVRILARMLDEEEFLSPYGLRTLSRSHLDKPFTVSLGGQDFTVGYEPAESTSGLFGGNSNWRGPIWMPTNYLLVCALRDYAQFFGDDLMIEHPTRSGKKRTLNEVADDLSERLIALFVPDAGGRRPMYGAQELFQTNPDWKDLIAFPEYFHGDNGAGLGAWHQTGWTALVADLILTTRP, from the coding sequence GTGGCGGGTGCCGGAGAAGCGGAGCATAAGCGCCTGGAGCAGGCGAACGCGGGGGCGGAGCCGTGGCGGGCCTGGGGTCCCTACCTCTCCGAGCGCGCCTGGGGCACCGTTCGCGAGGACTACAGCGAGCACGGTACGGCCTGGGACTACTTCCCGCACGACTGCGCGCGGTCGCGGGCGTACCGGTGGAACGAGGACGGCATGGCCGGCGTGTGCGACGACCGGCAGACGTTCTGTTTCGCGTTGGCGCTGTGGAACGGCCAGGATCCGATCTTGAAGGAGCGGATGTTCGGCCTGGGCGGCGACGGCGGCAACCACGGGGAGGACGTCAAGGAGTACTGGTGGTACGAGGACTCCACGCCGACCCACTCCTGGATGCGCTGGCGCTACCACTACCCGCAGCGGGCCTTCCCGTACGACGACCTGGTGGCCGTCAACGCCGCTCGCGGCCGCGACGAGACCGAGTACGAGCTGGTCGACACCGGGGTCTTCGACGAGGACCGGTACTGGGCGGTGACCGTCGACTACGCCAAGGCGTCGCCGACCGACATGTGCATCATGGTCAACGTCGCCAACCGGGGCCCGGAGACCGCCACCCTGCACGTGCTGCCCACGCTGTGGTTTCGCAACACCTGGTCGTGGGGGCTGCCGGGGCGTGACCAGGTGCCGGTCTTGACCGGCGAGGACGGGCGGCTGGTCGGTCAGCACTGGGTGCTCGGGCAGATCGTGTTGCAGGGCGAGGGCGATCCGACCGTGCTGACCTGCGACAACGAGACCAACACCCAGCGCCTGTGGGGGCTGGAGGGGCGCAGCGACTACCCGAAGGACGGCATCAACGACCACGTGGTCGACGGTGCTTCGACGGTGAATCCGGCGCTGACTGGGACAAAAGGGGCATTACACTACAAACTGACCGTGCCGCCCGGCGGGGAGATGTGGATCCGGCTGCGGCTCACGCTCACCTCGCCGCCGCCCGGCACCGAGTCGGCGCCGCTGCTCGACCTCGGCACCGGCTTCGACCAGGTGGTCGCCGCGCGGCGCGCCGAGGCCGACGCGTACTTCACCGGGCTGATCCCGCAGAGCGCCACCCGAGACGAGGCGCTCGTGGCCCGGCGGGCCATCGCCGGGCTGATGTGGGGCAAGCAGTTCTACCACTTCGACGTGGAGCAGTGGCTCACCGGCGACCCGGCCAGTTCGTCGCCGCCGACCGGGCGCCGGCACGGGCGCAACAGCGCCTGGTGGCACATGAACAGCTTCGACGTCATCTCCATGCCCGACCCCTGGGAGTACCCCTGGTACGCCGCCTGGGACCTGGCGTTCCACTGCGTGACGCTGGCGCGGGTCGACCCCGAGTTCGCCAAGCAGCAGGTGCTGCTGCTCCTGCGCGAGTGGTACATGCACCCCAACGGGCAGATCCCCGCGTACGAGTGGATGTTCGGCGACGTCAACCCGCCGGTGCACGCCTGGGCCGCGCTGCGGGTGTTCGAGATCGACGGTGGGCGGGACTACGACTTCCTCGCCCGGGTCATGCACAAGCTGCTGCTCAACTTCACCTGGTGGGTCAACCGCAAGGACATCAACGGCAACAACGTCTTCGAGGGCGGCTTCCTCGGCCTGGACAACGTCGGCCCGTTCGACCGGTCGGCCGCGCTGCCCGTGGCCGGCGTGCTGGAGCAGTCCGACGGCACCGGCTGGATGGCCATGTACGCCCTCAACCTGCTCGACATGGCCGTCCGCCTCGCCGAGCACGACCGCGCGTACGAGGACGTGGCCACCAAGTTCTTCGAGCACTTCGCGTACATCGCCTCGGCCGCGTACCACCAGGGGCTGTGGGACGAGGAGGACGCGTTCTTCTACGACCAGCTCCGGCTGCCCGACGGCAGCACCGTGCCGCTCAAGGTGCGCTCGGTGGTCGGCCTGCTGCCGCTGGCCGCCACCACCACACTCAGCTCCCGCACCCTCGCCCGGCTGCCCGAGTTGGCCGCCCGGCTGCGCTGGTTCCTGGTCAACAAGCCGGCGTACACCGACGTACTGGGCGCCCGCCGGCTCGCCACCGACGGGCGGCAGCGGCGCCTGCTGTCCATGGTGGGGCCCGAGCAGATCGTCCGGATCCTGGCGCGCATGCTGGACGAGGAGGAGTTCCTGTCCCCGTACGGCCTGCGCACGCTGTCCCGCAGCCACCTGGACAAGCCGTTCACGGTGTCGCTGGGCGGCCAGGACTTCACCGTCGGGTACGAGCCGGCCGAGTCGACCAGCGGCCTGTTCGGCGGCAACTCCAACTGGCGCGGCCCGATCTGGATGCCGACCAACTACCTGCTGGTGTGCGCGCTGCGCGACTACGCCCAGTTCTTCGGCGACGACCTGATGATCGAGCACCCGACCCGGTCCGGGAAGAAACGCACCCTCAACGAGGTGGCCGACGATCTGTCCGAGCGCCTGATCGCCCTGTTCGTACCGGACGCGGGCGGCCGCCGCCCCATGTACGGCGCGCAGGAACTCTTCCAGACCAACCCGGACTGGAAGGACCTGATCGCCTTCCCCGAGTACTTCCACGGCGACAACGGCGCCGGCCTGGGCGCCTGGCACCAAACCGGCTGGACCGCCCTGGTAGCCGACCTAATCCTCACCACCCGCCCCTAA
- a CDS encoding Clp protease N-terminal domain-containing protein: MTTPIRLDDLITGIKKVHSEPLEQLANAVLVGEHLGEVADHLIGHFVDQARRSGASWTEIGSSLGVTKQAAQKRFVAKGEAVTLDPSQGFSRFTPRARNAALASQEQARAAGNLEINTAHIVLGLLTEPDGLAAKAIVAQGVPLDRAREAAAASLPAAADEVPPALIPYDAQAKKALELTFREALRLGHNYIGTEHVLLALLELENGHGLLSGLGITKEAAERSIVEALEPLREDYDKRA; encoded by the coding sequence ATGACGACACCTATTCGGTTGGACGACCTGATTACTGGGATCAAGAAGGTGCACTCCGAGCCGCTGGAGCAGCTTGCCAACGCCGTGCTGGTCGGCGAGCACCTTGGGGAAGTGGCCGACCACCTGATCGGGCACTTCGTCGACCAGGCCCGCCGGTCGGGCGCCTCCTGGACGGAGATCGGCTCCAGTCTCGGCGTGACCAAGCAGGCGGCTCAGAAGCGGTTCGTCGCCAAGGGTGAGGCCGTCACCCTCGACCCGTCGCAGGGGTTCAGCCGGTTCACCCCGCGTGCGCGGAACGCCGCGCTGGCCTCGCAGGAGCAGGCCCGCGCCGCCGGCAACCTCGAGATCAACACTGCACACATCGTGCTCGGGCTGCTCACCGAGCCGGACGGGCTGGCCGCCAAGGCGATCGTGGCGCAGGGCGTACCCCTGGATCGGGCGCGGGAGGCGGCGGCCGCGAGCCTGCCGGCGGCGGCCGACGAGGTCCCGCCGGCGCTGATCCCGTACGACGCGCAGGCCAAGAAGGCGCTGGAGCTGACGTTCCGGGAGGCGCTGCGCCTCGGGCACAACTACATCGGGACCGAGCACGTCCTGCTGGCGCTCCTGGAGCTGGAGAACGGCCACGGCCTGCTCTCCGGGCTCGGCATCACCAAGGAAGCCGCCGAGCGGTCCATTGTGGAGGCGCTGGAGCCGCTGCGGGAGGACTACGACAAGCGGGCGTAG